From the genome of Hydrogenovibrio kuenenii DSM 12350:
TCTTCTGTGCGCTCTTCTACTTTAGACTCCAATGATTGATTGAGCTTTCTAATTTTTTTCTCGACCTTGATTCTCTTTTCGATATCTTTTTCTAAATCCTTTTGGGCCTTTTTCAGCTGCTGCTCATTTTTGTAGAGGTCATCTAGCATAAGGTTAAATTCATGTGACAGCTTGCGAACTTCTAGCACACCTCGTTCTTCTACTCGCGTTTCTTCCTTACCTTGGCGAATAGCAACCATGGTGACGATTAGACGGTGCAATTGTCTGGTAAAACCGCTTGCCGTGACATAGGCAAAAACGATTGCGATGATAACGGCGGCCACAGAGAAGATAATAGCTTTGTTAAGGTTGGATTGGAGGTTTTTCTGGATGGCTTTTTGATCAACTCTCAGGTCAAGCCAAGCCAGCCTCTTATTGTTATATTGAATTAGTTTTGCCACATCAATATAGCCCTTATTCTGAGCCAAAGTGGTTGACGTATTCGTAAAGGTTTTTTCGGATTGAGGCTGAATGGATTTGAGGTAATGTGTTCTTATCGGGTCGGACACATATTGGCCAATGATTGAAGGGTCGGTATGCGCAATCACCTTGCCATCCATGTCGATAACGGCCACATAAATCACATTGTCGTAAATTTTTTGGAAGTTTTGAATAACCTGTTCGAGTCCTTCATAGTCGTTGGCCATCACCCAGACGCTACTGTTGCTGGCGAGCAAAGTACTTCTGTTTTGTGCTTGTTTCAAGGCTTGTTCCGTTAAAAATGTGCGGTTTTCTTCCGTTACCGATAAAGTGAACAGACTGATGAGTCCAATAATAACAACGCCGAACCCAAGAATTAGTTGCTCTCGGATACTTCGATTAAAAAAAGACTTAAGGATTGCCTTCATTTTATGGCCTTAACGTATAGGGCGGACTTCAGCCGCGAATTTTTTCAAAAAGACTCTTACCGAGTCATAAGTTTGATTACTTGCAGGTTCAAAGCGGCTTAATTCCATGCGTTGTAGGATTTTTTTACCTTTTGCCGTGTTCTGCAAATTGAAAATAACCTGACTGACCTGTTTTACAAGCGCTTCGGGGATATCATTTTTGACCACTAAGCCGTTGTTAGGCAGTGGTGGTGTTTGCCATTTGACTTCAACCTGCTGGGCTACCTCGGGGCGCTGCTTTATAAAAGCCTGCCAAGGTGGTGGCCAGGTTGCAGCAGCAGCAGCCTTGCCTAGATAAACATTCATGATGGAAGACTCTTGAGAACCTACATAGAGGTTTTTAATATCTTTATTGACGTCGATGCCATGTTGATAAAGATACCATTGGGGCATCATTGTTGCCGCTAGAGCCGTTGGTGCAGGGTAGCAGATCGTTTTTCCTTTCAGGTCAGATACTTTTTCAATATTACTGTCTTTCCTAACCAGAATAATGCCTCGGAAGTTATTGTCATCCCCCATCTTGCCGAAAATACGGTAGCCGTGTTCAGTTGCTTTGACGGTTTGGTAGGGATTTGGTAGTGCAAAATCGAAATGGCCGGAAAATAGTTTTTTATTAAAAGCTGAGTAACTGCGAGAAGCTTCCAATCTTAGTTTTACGCCATTCAAATGTTGGTTTATGTAGTCAATCATCGGTTGGTAGACTTCAAATAGACGTTTAGGATTGTGAAGCGGATGAACACCAAATAATAAAATGTCTTTTTTAAGTGGGGGGTGTTGAGAATACAGGGGTTCAAATTGCGAGTCATGTTGGCGATCACAACCAAACAGTAAGAGAAAGGCAGTAAAGACAAATAATGTGAAAACAACATATGTTTTTCTTACGATTGACATAAGAGGCAACACCCTACTGTTAGACTATTAAGCATTTTAGCATATAGGCTGCCAAATGCATCTCATCGAAAATGTTGTTCTGGAAAGGGAAAAATAGATGGTGGATGGGAAGCCTTTTTGTTATGCTAATACGACATCTCTCGGGGTGCGACGTTAAATTCAGGTTTAAAATCTGGAAATTGAACGAAGCTGAGACTGCGCAAGCTAAACCCGTTGAACTTGAACTGGTTAAGACCAGCGTAGGGAAGAGAACTCCAAGTAAACAGCCGTTCCGGCTCGCCACTTTGATGACTTATAAACCTTCAATCAAGAAGAGATGAATAAGCATTAAAGTGATCCAAATTATCATCGTTTATTCATTGACTCTTGATTGTGCCGAATCATATAGGTTTTGGTAGGGTTTTATTTACTCTGATTACGCGGTTTTTCCAACACTTTTTGAACTAAGTGAGAAAAACGCAATGACAACAAAACAAACACCTTTTAAAGATGCACTCCCTGCATCAAATGAAATTCTGACTAGAACACCGCTTCCAGCCTCCCAAAAAATCTATGTGCCGGGTGAAATTCATCCTGAAATCCGTGTGCCGATGCGAGAAATTTCGCTAACCAATGGTGAGGCTTTTAGTGTTTACGATACTTCGGGCGCTTATAGCGATTTGTCACTGGATATTGATGTGGCAAAAGGTTTGCCTGCTATCCGTAAAAGCTGGATTGAAAGCCGTGGTGATGTTGAAGCCTATGAAGGACGTATTATCGACCCGAAAGACAATGGGTACAAAAACCGCACGCAAATGGAGACTGCAATTGCCGGTGCATCCAGCTTGGTTCGCAAGCCTTTAAGAGCAAAAGCAGGCCAAAACGTCACGCAAATGCACTATGCTCGCCAAGGTATCATCACGCCTGAGATGGAGTTTATCGCCATCCGTGAAAACCAAAACCGCGAGATGACTCGTCGATATCTGAACGATGCGGAGCGTGAGCAACGTTTAAAGGGCGAAAACTTTGGCGCTAACTTATTAGAAGATATTACCCCTGAATTTGTACGCAAAGAAGTTGCCGAAGGGCGTGCGGTGATTCCATGTAATATCAACCACCCAGAAAGTGAACCGATGATTATCGGGCGCAATTTTCTGGTCAAAGTGAATGCCAATATAGGTAACTCTGCGACCACTTCGTCAATTGCCGAAGAAGTGGAGAAAATGGTGTGGGCAACTCGTTGGGGTGCGGATACTGTAATGGACTTGTCTACCGGTAAAAATATCCATACTACTCGTGACTGGATTTTGCGTAACTCGCCAGTACCAATCGGTACCGTACCAATTTACCAAGCGCTTGAGAAGGTCAACGGGATTGCTGAAGATCTCACTTGGGAAATTTTCCGTGATACTTTGATCGAACAAGCTGAGCAGGGTGTCGATTATTTCACCATTCATGCCGGTGTGTTGTTGCGCTATGTGCCGATGACGGCAAAACGCGTCACAGGAATCGTCTCCCGTGGTGGCTCGATTATGGCGAAATGGTGTATCGCCCATCATAAAGAAAACTTCCTTTACACTCATTTTGAAGACATCTGCGAAATCATGAAAGCCTACGATGTGTCTTTCTCGTTGGGCGATGGGCTGCGCCCTGGTTCGGTGGCCGATGCTAATGACGAAGCGCAATTGTCTGAGTTGGAAACTCTAGGTGAGTTGACGAAAATCGCCTGGGAGCATGATGTGCAAACCATTATCGAAGGCCCAGGTCATGTACCGATGCACATGATTAAAGAGAATATGGAAAAGCAGTTGGAATACTGTCACGAAGCGCCTTTCTATACGCTTGGACCGCTGACGACGGATATCGCACCGGGCTATGACCACATCACCTCTGGGATTGGTGCGGCAATGATCGGTTGGTTCGGTACGGCGATGTTGTGCTATGTCACGCCAAAGGAACACTTGGGCTTGCCGAATCGAGATGATGTGAAAGAAGGATTGATTACCTACAAGTTGGCGGCACATGCTGCGGATATTGCAAAAGGGCATCCTGGTGCTCGTTCGCGTGATGATGCATTGTCTCAAGCACGTTTTGAGTTCCGTTGGGAAGATCAATTTAATTTGGGATTAGATCCTGAAAAAGCCCGAGCTTTCCACGATGAGACCTTGCCGAGAGATTCTGCAAAAGTGGCACACTTCTGCTCCATGTGCGGGCCAAAGTTCTGTTCAATGAAGATTTCACAAGACGTTCGTGATTATGCTGCGGCGCAAGGTATGACTGAAAACGAAGCTTTGCAACAAGGTATGCAAGAGAAGTCTGCTGAGTTTATGGAAAAGGGCGGTGAAGTCTATATCAATGTTAAAGATATCACCAAAAAAGCATAGGCGATACACATGAATATCGGAATTGCAGGCGCGGGCTTGGTTGGGCGTGTGCTGGCTCTGATGCTGTTGCGTCAGGGGCACCATCTCACGCTGTTTGATTCGGATACGCCGGAGGGTGAAAATGCTGCAGGTTTAACCGCTGCGGGTATGCTTGCCCCCTTTGCTGAACTGGAGACGGCAGAATCGGCTATTTTTGATTCTGGTCAAAGGTCCATTCAGCTTTGGCCGGCATTGCTGGCGCAAGTAGGGTTGGATGACGCTACTGGTGCCTTTCAATACAAAGGTTCGATTATTACTGCACATCCTGCAGATGAAGCGGAGCTAGAAAGCTTTATTCGTCAGCTTCGTACCAAAGTGCCGGCTGCCGAAGATATTGAAACCTTAAACCAAGCTCGATTGGCAGAGCTGGAGCCAGATTTAAGTCATCACAAAAAAGGCTTTTTTTTGCCAGCGGAAGGTCAGGTGAATGCACAAGCCTTTATGGCAGCATCGGCAGAGTATTTATTGTCGCATCCAAATGTAACTTGGTATTCACAGGTGGCCGTGAAAGCCGTCTCATCAGGTTTAATCGTAGCGGATAAAGCATTCGAGTTCGATTGGGCGTTTGATAGTCGAGGTTTGGGAGCTAAGCCGGAGATGTCGGATTTACGTGGTGTACGAGGTGAAGTCTTTTGGCTCGATGCGCCAGAAGTTAATTTGACGCGCCCTGTGCGCTTGATGCATCCGCGTTATCGAATCTATATCGTACCTCGCCCGAATCACCGCTATGTGGTGGGGGCGACCGAGATTGAAAGCGAGGATAAAAGCCCGATGTCGGTGCGCTCCAGTTTGGAGCTTTTGTCAGCGGTTTACAGCGTACACAGCGGTTTTGGTGAGGCGCGTATTGTTAAGCAATTGACCAATTGTCGTCCAGCATTAAAAGACAATTTGCCAAGAGTTGATGTTGCTAAAGGCATTGCACGAGTTAACGGCTTGTATCGTCACGGCTATTTATTGTCGCCAGCAATGGCGGAAAAAGCCATTCAGCAAAGTTTTAAGGAATCCATTTAATGGAAAAACAAATTGAAGTTTCACTTAACGGGGAACCCATCCAGTGTGAGGCAGGTGAAAGGCTTTCTGTGTTTTTGGAGCGATTGGGATACGAGAACACGGGATTTGCCGTGGCTATGAATGATACGTTTGTGCCGCGTAGCCAGTATGAAACACAGCAAATAGAAAGCGGTGACCAAATTGAAGTGGTCGCCCCCATGCAGGGAGGATGAAAATGTTAGATTCACCGTGGCAAATCGGTGGTAAAACACTGAATAGCCGTTTACTGATCGGTTCAGCACTATATCCTTCACCGCAAGTGATGCAGGATGCCATTCGTGCATCCGGTGCGGGCATCGTTACCGTTTCCTTGCGTCGACAAGCTGCGGGCGATGCCGCTGGGCAAGCTTTTTGGCAATTGATTCGAGAGCTGGACTTGGCGATTTTGCCCAACACCGCAGGCTGTCATTCTGCCAAAGAAGCGATTACCACCGCGCAGATGGCGCGAGAAGTTTTCCAGACTAATTGGATTAAGCTGGAAGTTATTGGCGATGAATACAACCTACAACCTGATCCATTCGAGTTGGTTAAAGCGGCTGAAGTATTGGTTAAGGATGGTTTTGAAGTCTTTCCTTACACGACGGATGACTTGGTATTGGCGAAGCGGCTGGTCGAAGTAGGCTGTCGTATTTTAATGCCTTGGGGTTCGCCTATCGGCTCAGGCAAAGGATTGATGAATCCTTATAATCTGAAAGCGATTCGAGAGCGTTTCCCAGATTTACAGTTGATTGTCGATGCAGGCATTGGCAAACCATCGGATGCAGTGCAGGCAATGGAGTTGGGTTATGACGGTGTGTTGTTGAACTCGGCAGTTGCTTTGGCTCAGCAACCGGTACAGATGGCATCCGCTTTTAAATCTGCTGTGCAAGCTGGTTGGTTGGGTCGTCAATCGGGTGCGATGCAAGAGCGTGATTTTGCCTCGCCTTCCACACCGGTTATAGGAACGCCGTTTTGGCATCAAAAGTAAATATCTGCCAGGCTGGGGGGGAGGATGTTTCAAACCCAGCCTGGCAGATTTTTAATCTTTTTAGGAGTTTCACATGAAACCTTTTCCTGATTGCGGTGAAATGCCTTTAGGTATTTACCCTTTGGTTGATCGAGCCGAGAAGTTGGTTACGTTGTTTGAAAACGGCATTTCAACTGCGCAGTTACGTATAAAAGATTTGGTTGGCGATGCCTTGCGTGCGGAAATTGCTCTAGCGATAAAACTCGCTGAGCAATTCAAAGCCAGGTTGTTTATTAACGATGCTTGGCAAGAAGCCATTGCCCTAGGCGCTTATGGTGTGCATTTGGGGCAAGAAGATTGTGAGGCCTTATCGGAAAAGGATTGGCTAAAATTACGGTCATCAGACATAAGGCTGGGTATCAGCACCCATACGCAAAGTGAAATGACTTTTGCCCTGTCGGTTAAGCCATCTTACATTGCCATAGGCCCAGTGTTTGAAACCCAAAGTAAAATGTTGGACTATGAAACA
Proteins encoded in this window:
- the thiS gene encoding sulfur carrier protein ThiS — translated: MEKQIEVSLNGEPIQCEAGERLSVFLERLGYENTGFAVAMNDTFVPRSQYETQQIESGDQIEVVAPMQGG
- the thiC gene encoding phosphomethylpyrimidine synthase ThiC — translated: MTTKQTPFKDALPASNEILTRTPLPASQKIYVPGEIHPEIRVPMREISLTNGEAFSVYDTSGAYSDLSLDIDVAKGLPAIRKSWIESRGDVEAYEGRIIDPKDNGYKNRTQMETAIAGASSLVRKPLRAKAGQNVTQMHYARQGIITPEMEFIAIRENQNREMTRRYLNDAEREQRLKGENFGANLLEDITPEFVRKEVAEGRAVIPCNINHPESEPMIIGRNFLVKVNANIGNSATTSSIAEEVEKMVWATRWGADTVMDLSTGKNIHTTRDWILRNSPVPIGTVPIYQALEKVNGIAEDLTWEIFRDTLIEQAEQGVDYFTIHAGVLLRYVPMTAKRVTGIVSRGGSIMAKWCIAHHKENFLYTHFEDICEIMKAYDVSFSLGDGLRPGSVADANDEAQLSELETLGELTKIAWEHDVQTIIEGPGHVPMHMIKENMEKQLEYCHEAPFYTLGPLTTDIAPGYDHITSGIGAAMIGWFGTAMLCYVTPKEHLGLPNRDDVKEGLITYKLAAHAADIAKGHPGARSRDDALSQARFEFRWEDQFNLGLDPEKARAFHDETLPRDSAKVAHFCSMCGPKFCSMKISQDVRDYAAAQGMTENEALQQGMQEKSAEFMEKGGEVYINVKDITKKA
- a CDS encoding thiamine phosphate synthase, with protein sequence MKPFPDCGEMPLGIYPLVDRAEKLVTLFENGISTAQLRIKDLVGDALRAEIALAIKLAEQFKARLFINDAWQEAIALGAYGVHLGQEDCEALSEKDWLKLRSSDIRLGISTHTQSEMTFALSVKPSYIAIGPVFETQSKMLDYETTGLSCLSQWVTKVKIPVVAIGGIDDDKLSKVVETGVEGVAMIGAVQVSNTDPRIDVEKLKHLVTVFETSWQGKAHD
- a CDS encoding FAD-dependent oxidoreductase, coding for MNIGIAGAGLVGRVLALMLLRQGHHLTLFDSDTPEGENAAGLTAAGMLAPFAELETAESAIFDSGQRSIQLWPALLAQVGLDDATGAFQYKGSIITAHPADEAELESFIRQLRTKVPAAEDIETLNQARLAELEPDLSHHKKGFFLPAEGQVNAQAFMAASAEYLLSHPNVTWYSQVAVKAVSSGLIVADKAFEFDWAFDSRGLGAKPEMSDLRGVRGEVFWLDAPEVNLTRPVRLMHPRYRIYIVPRPNHRYVVGATEIESEDKSPMSVRSSLELLSAVYSVHSGFGEARIVKQLTNCRPALKDNLPRVDVAKGIARVNGLYRHGYLLSPAMAEKAIQQSFKESI
- a CDS encoding thiazole synthase; translated protein: MLDSPWQIGGKTLNSRLLIGSALYPSPQVMQDAIRASGAGIVTVSLRRQAAGDAAGQAFWQLIRELDLAILPNTAGCHSAKEAITTAQMAREVFQTNWIKLEVIGDEYNLQPDPFELVKAAEVLVKDGFEVFPYTTDDLVLAKRLVEVGCRILMPWGSPIGSGKGLMNPYNLKAIRERFPDLQLIVDAGIGKPSDAVQAMELGYDGVLLNSAVALAQQPVQMASAFKSAVQAGWLGRQSGAMQERDFASPSTPVIGTPFWHQK
- a CDS encoding phosphate/phosphite/phosphonate ABC transporter substrate-binding protein, whose product is MSIVRKTYVVFTLFVFTAFLLLFGCDRQHDSQFEPLYSQHPPLKKDILLFGVHPLHNPKRLFEVYQPMIDYINQHLNGVKLRLEASRSYSAFNKKLFSGHFDFALPNPYQTVKATEHGYRIFGKMGDDNNFRGIILVRKDSNIEKVSDLKGKTICYPAPTALAATMMPQWYLYQHGIDVNKDIKNLYVGSQESSIMNVYLGKAAAAATWPPPWQAFIKQRPEVAQQVEVKWQTPPLPNNGLVVKNDIPEALVKQVSQVIFNLQNTAKGKKILQRMELSRFEPASNQTYDSVRVFLKKFAAEVRPIR